The following coding sequences lie in one Streptomyces sp. NBC_01267 genomic window:
- a CDS encoding GGDEF domain-containing protein, with product MTSIARVQARPGQRALLITTLAVPLTGWTVHAVALHRQLANANRDPLTGAQLRADFERRAQHLIDRYGDTVMVAFIDLDHFKALNDGHGHAAGDRALTATGERLIEWAGSRGVVGRLGGDEFAVATRIGPSRRAVRLAQLARTLSEPVDVDGHPVDVAASVGAATPDTLRTRDLSALLRGADAAMYAGKHTGTPVVAGPEHANVASINGRRAGRPGTHATARAA from the coding sequence ATGACCTCCATCGCACGCGTCCAGGCCCGTCCCGGGCAACGCGCGCTTCTCATCACCACCCTCGCGGTCCCGCTCACCGGCTGGACTGTCCACGCGGTGGCCCTGCACCGCCAGCTCGCCAACGCCAACCGCGATCCCCTGACCGGTGCTCAGCTCCGTGCGGATTTCGAGCGTCGGGCACAGCACCTCATCGACCGGTACGGCGACACCGTGATGGTCGCCTTCATCGACCTCGATCACTTCAAGGCTCTGAATGACGGCCACGGCCACGCGGCTGGCGACCGGGCGCTGACCGCGACCGGTGAGCGCCTGATCGAGTGGGCCGGAAGCCGCGGAGTCGTCGGCCGCCTCGGTGGAGACGAGTTCGCAGTGGCCACGCGGATCGGCCCCAGCCGCCGCGCAGTCCGCCTCGCTCAGCTCGCCCGGACGTTGTCCGAACCGGTCGACGTCGACGGCCACCCGGTCGATGTCGCCGCCTCGGTGGGCGCCGCCACCCCCGACACCCTGCGCACCCGCGACCTGTCCGCCCTGCTGCGCGGTGCGGACGCCGCGATGTACGCGGGCAAGCACACGGGCACCCCGGTGGTGGCCGGCCCCGAGCACGCGAACGTGGCCAGCATCAACGGTCGCCGCGCCGGACGCCCCGGCACCCACGCGACGGCGAGGGCCGCATGA
- a CDS encoding WhiB family transcriptional regulator, with product MNGNRTGVPNPPAIVPADARIPFPHTEEVLRCRTSPELFGIEDIHNTDEDPHAREKALTQAKHACSGCPIVQGCLKWALANEDLTKTGVWAATTARDRKQLRKQLAARLGGDWVAVVAEQDRRRAQRRQDARLAPPTVRTRALSRLEMELIPTRPEPYNRWSQPITPEQAASNRHVLELFVSGKAA from the coding sequence ATGAACGGCAACCGCACCGGCGTCCCCAACCCGCCGGCCATCGTCCCCGCCGACGCCCGCATCCCCTTCCCCCACACCGAGGAGGTCCTGCGCTGCCGCACCAGCCCCGAGCTGTTCGGCATCGAGGACATCCATAACACCGACGAGGACCCGCACGCCCGCGAGAAGGCGCTGACCCAGGCCAAGCACGCCTGCTCCGGCTGCCCGATCGTTCAGGGCTGCCTGAAATGGGCGCTCGCCAACGAGGACCTGACCAAAACCGGGGTGTGGGCGGCGACCACTGCCCGCGACCGCAAGCAGCTGCGCAAGCAACTCGCGGCACGCCTCGGTGGCGACTGGGTCGCGGTGGTCGCCGAACAGGACCGCCGCCGTGCGCAGCGCCGGCAGGACGCGCGGCTCGCCCCGCCGACCGTCCGCACCCGCGCCCTGTCCCGCCTCGAAATGGAGCTCATCCCGACCCGGCCCGAGCCGTACAACCGCTGGAGCCAGCCGATCACCCCCGAGCAGGCGGCCAGCAACCGGCACGTGCTGGAACTGTTCGTCAGCGGCAAGGCGGCGTAG
- a CDS encoding NUDIX hydrolase, translated as MITDTVDVDVDETIRYTADVVLFAAGHVLLIERGWDPFKDQWALPGGHVSRGEASRAAGSRELEEESGISVPAIELRQVGAYDAPDRDPRGRYVTVAYTATLPSPVQPTAGDDATAARWWPLDALPDLAFDHAEIVADALSR; from the coding sequence GTGATCACCGACACCGTCGACGTCGACGTCGACGAGACGATCCGCTACACCGCCGACGTGGTCCTGTTCGCCGCAGGTCACGTCCTGCTGATCGAGCGGGGCTGGGACCCGTTCAAGGACCAGTGGGCTCTGCCCGGTGGCCATGTGAGCAGGGGAGAGGCCAGTCGGGCCGCTGGATCCCGCGAGCTCGAGGAGGAAAGCGGGATCTCCGTCCCGGCCATCGAGCTCCGGCAGGTGGGTGCCTACGACGCACCCGACCGTGACCCGCGCGGCCGGTACGTCACCGTCGCTTACACGGCCACCCTGCCGTCGCCGGTCCAGCCAACGGCGGGAGACGACGCCACCGCCGCCCGCTGGTGGCCCCTGGACGCGCTCCCGGACCTCGCGTTCGACCACGCTGAGATCGTCGCGGACGCCCTCAGCCGCTGA
- a CDS encoding RRQRL motif-containing zinc-binding protein: MAAADPASPPAVRDVYGTDDFPVYRWRQAPKGLATRRQLRERRLRPGGQAPVAAIECRGGKRKAWLYEIACALPIRPMTLAKEIALDKAMAARQTCPACSRRYHHCIPLKSLGSCLECHDGTPAAPGSYIRPLAHGLAAAA; encoded by the coding sequence GTGGCCGCCGCTGACCCCGCGTCCCCGCCGGCCGTCCGGGACGTGTACGGAACCGACGACTTCCCCGTCTACCGATGGCGGCAAGCCCCGAAAGGGCTCGCCACCCGGCGGCAGCTGCGGGAGCGACGCTTACGGCCCGGCGGCCAGGCTCCGGTCGCCGCGATCGAATGCCGGGGCGGCAAGCGCAAGGCGTGGTTGTACGAGATCGCGTGTGCGCTGCCGATTCGGCCGATGACCCTGGCCAAGGAGATCGCCCTCGACAAGGCCATGGCCGCCAGGCAGACATGCCCGGCCTGCTCGAGGCGCTACCACCACTGCATCCCGCTCAAGTCCCTCGGCAGCTGCCTGGAGTGTCACGACGGCACACCCGCCGCCCCCGGCAGCTACATACGCCCGCTGGCCCACGGCCTGGCCGCCGCAGCCTGA
- a CDS encoding Lsr2 family DNA-binding protein, which translates to MFTDWQEALEAESLPLNPNHEQQLAAAARVTAHHSHDRDDLAELLDAIGLPHDDTTLTALLPLTESGDASTMTTTTAPALSAHAAMAISMHNNGDGADTICEATGLSATELHDLIADQVLGLPATLAVPVSTEIQELLDWAGSHSLAGIRSRAARITADLTELSERRDSEAAQREAEEKVAKLKAELESAQEQLRTAKAGARTANTGTATAPTPIRSRLGSGRSKDELAEIRAWARKNGYTVANAGIVRKEILDAFDAAHQAPVAKAS; encoded by the coding sequence GTGTTCACCGACTGGCAAGAAGCCCTCGAAGCCGAGTCGCTGCCCCTCAACCCGAACCACGAGCAGCAACTCGCCGCCGCGGCCCGGGTCACCGCGCACCACTCCCACGACCGCGACGACCTCGCGGAACTCCTGGACGCCATCGGCCTCCCCCACGACGACACCACCCTTACCGCCCTGCTCCCCCTCACGGAATCCGGAGACGCATCCACCATGACGACCACCACCGCCCCGGCCCTGTCCGCGCACGCCGCCATGGCGATCTCCATGCACAACAACGGCGACGGCGCGGACACCATCTGCGAGGCCACCGGCCTGAGCGCGACCGAGCTCCACGACCTCATCGCCGACCAGGTCCTCGGACTGCCCGCCACTCTCGCCGTCCCGGTCTCCACCGAGATCCAGGAGCTGCTCGACTGGGCGGGATCGCACAGCCTCGCTGGGATCCGCAGCCGCGCCGCCCGCATCACCGCCGACCTGACCGAGCTGTCCGAGCGCCGCGACTCCGAGGCCGCGCAGCGCGAGGCCGAAGAGAAGGTTGCCAAGCTCAAGGCCGAACTCGAATCGGCACAGGAGCAGCTGCGCACCGCGAAGGCCGGCGCCCGCACCGCGAACACGGGAACGGCCACCGCGCCCACCCCGATCCGCTCCAGGCTCGGTAGCGGTCGCAGCAAGGACGAGCTCGCCGAGATCCGGGCCTGGGCACGGAAGAACGGCTACACGGTTGCCAACGCCGGGATCGTCCGCAAGGAGATCCTGGACGCGTTCGACGCCGCCCACCAGGCGCCGGTCGCCAAGGCCAGCTGA
- a CDS encoding DUF5999 family protein, which translates to MTACLHQPQCPSAIAPDREAAQIVAHHPEQGWSLLCNGVLTFEDTGEVLPDGRVVAPHRPLTSGIAIAA; encoded by the coding sequence ATGACTGCATGCCTTCACCAGCCGCAGTGCCCCTCGGCTATCGCCCCTGACCGTGAGGCCGCCCAGATCGTGGCGCACCACCCGGAGCAGGGCTGGAGCCTCCTGTGCAACGGCGTCCTGACCTTCGAGGACACCGGCGAGGTGCTCCCCGACGGACGGGTCGTCGCCCCGCACCGGCCGCTCACCAGCGGCATCGCCATCGCGGCCTGA
- a CDS encoding Pycsar system effector family protein, with product MTTAPATMTDRNLDAACVSVTNEIGRTDSKASLLLAFDGAVLAGLASVADKDLSLSTQVVGGLAVVALGAAAVLLLLVVRPCLTVPGRIAHGTFPQWARMEEGALQESMTQDTRTSRVKALSVLAVRKYRRLARAVDVILAALALLALAAIGALT from the coding sequence GTGACCACCGCACCCGCCACGATGACCGACCGGAACCTGGACGCCGCCTGCGTCTCGGTGACCAACGAGATTGGGCGCACCGACAGCAAGGCCAGTCTGCTGCTCGCGTTCGACGGCGCGGTCCTCGCCGGTCTGGCCAGCGTCGCTGACAAGGATCTGTCGCTGTCCACCCAGGTAGTCGGAGGCCTGGCCGTCGTCGCCCTTGGTGCCGCGGCCGTCTTACTCCTCCTGGTCGTCAGGCCCTGCCTCACCGTGCCCGGCCGGATCGCCCACGGCACGTTCCCGCAGTGGGCGCGCATGGAGGAGGGCGCCCTGCAGGAGTCGATGACCCAGGACACCCGGACCTCCCGGGTGAAGGCGCTGTCGGTCCTCGCGGTCCGCAAGTACCGGCGCCTGGCCCGCGCGGTCGACGTCATCCTTGCCGCGCTCGCCCTGCTCGCCCTCGCCGCGATCGGGGCCCTGACGTGA